CCATGGCAAATAATCACGTGTGAGAACGCCAATTTTTAAGACATGATAATACAATGTAGGAATCAGAACAGCATATGATTGGAATATCATGCACTATTGATTCCAACAATATACCTTAACAGAACAATTTTTTAGGTGAAACCTTCATATTTTGTAGGGAAGGTGAAACCTTTGGATGGTTCATAGGAAATGAGCACATAATTTAACGGAACAGTGAGAGAAATATGGAGAGAACTAGAGGGGGATCCTAAAGACCAGAGTCCATAAAAATGTCTATGAAACCAAACATTCCACAGAGGCCCTAAAATTATTTGACCCCTTTGGTGCTTACATACGTGAAGAAAGGGCAAGAGTGATGTCCAGAATGTTGCAACTATTTAACATTTATTCTTACtccctttgttcacttttataagaccttgaatatatttcagacaatgtgcaaaacaacccattttgagttgtctgaaacaacttacaaaagtgaacggagggagtactattttttaagtactcatttttataaaaaaaatattgatTTTAGTTCAAATTTACATGTGCGCTTACTTGGTTGGCATTTACGCTTTTTTTATAGTTTAAGTATCACAtcatataatataacaaatgaaatAAAAAAATTGTTGAACAAGCTCGGTGCATACTACTAACTTGCTAAAATAATGGTGAATATGTTATCAAGGGGTTATAATCTTTGTATGTTAAATAACTAACCAGCAGTTGCACGAGCTGACGATTAgttttactccctctgttccaaaatagatgagtcatctattttggaacggagggagtactagttagtgACGTCGGTGGTGATGTTATTGCAAGTAAGGATTGGTTCACACAGAACACCAACTGAATTGGATTGGCACCGATTACGACCCGAACATGTATACGTCTTTTATTTCAAATTTAAAACCTTGTCCATTATAATTATGCCCCATGACTCGATGAAGTTTGAATTGTTTATGTTTGTTTTGTATTATACAAAAAAATGCTTTTAGGTTACTATAAATTGTTTCTGCAAAAGCGACGCAATGCCATTTTAGAGGCCGCTGTCATGTTTGTCTCACCGAGCTAGTGGCAACACAAATATAATTTACCTAGCGCAAATATATATAACTAGGCTCATCTTCTCAATGAGTTTCCTTAACTTTTCTTTACTGATTGATTCTGTAGATGTGTAATCGAAAGCTGAAATAATTGCAACGCTTTTCTCTCTTACATATAGTAGATGCTACTCAAGGTATAATTGCACAAGTGTCTTAACCAGTACAATGCAGCTCCAGGATTCTCAAAATAATTGCTCAGATGTTACCTTGGCAACGCAGCTCCAGGCTTTTCAAAATCTATTTACATGAGAACAGGAATACAAAGAGTGCGATATATGCTTTCCAATTTTCTACTTGAAATGAATTtgtttctccaatttttttgctGAATGAATTAACATGCACAATGAATACAAGAATGAACAGATCGCCCGACACTGTAGAACAAAATTTGCCGGACCACAAAAGGACTACATATACAACTCAAAATTTTGCCGGGCCACAGAACAAAACTAGGTACAACTTGAGGCTGTGCAAGCAAGgcatcccttttctttttctttctttttgacaAGGGCTATCCATAGCCAAAGGAACAGATCCAGATCGCCGTAAGAAGCTGTCGACCCGGATCCAAATCATCAACCTAGATACCTAGGTAGGTGGGAGTGTCGGAGGCAGCCGCTCCTCATTCCTCAAGGAAGCAGCGAAAAACCCGACTGTTCTCTCCAGGGCAGTATACTATTGGTATAGCTACTCTACATATGTCTACCTACATACAGCTACTACATGTAGTAGCTGCTGGCCTGTTCTTTGCTTTTGCTCCTTGATCCGCCGTCGCCATACTGGTCGTGCCACCGAATAAGTTCCCTCATGTTTTCGGAGTCAACTGGCACGCTAGCGCACACCTATGCAGCAAATCATGCAACGTGGTTATCACATGGTCAATAAGCAAGCAGTAACAAACATACCTATTGCCAGCAAGTTTTCAAACAACTAGTGCTTTGATCCTAACCTGATCATGGGCCGATTTGAAATCGTCCATTCTAAGAGGCCGGATGTCGTCAGCTGTAAGCAGTGCAGGCTCAGGCCTACCTTCGGCAATCGCTACACTCTTCTCCTGTACAAAAGCAAAACCAGTATGAATAATTCAGCCACACCGGTGTGTGAGTGTGTGTGCGCGCGGGGGGGCCACAGAGGGGGGGTTTGGGTTTACATGCACACCTTTATTTCTCTCTCTAGGAGATCGCAAATGGGCCGCCCTGCTGCTGTTACACAGAGATTCTGGGGGAAAGGGGAATGTCAATGAGAATTCGGTGCGGTGGTACTCATTGCTGAAGAGCATAAGAGAGtcagaccatcaccaacatcaacataccTTCAAGTCACTTCCTGAATATCCATCAGTCATATTGGCAACTGACTCAAGACTCACATCTTCTGCCAACGCTTCTTTGGACAGTATCAGCTTCAAAATCCTCTCTCTATTCGGCGCATTAGGAAGGTTCACCATTAATCTGCCAACACCGGTCAGATCAGTGCCTAATAATTAAGAGCTAATGAGGACACCAAGATTTGTCAAGTAGTATAGGGAGATAGATGCTACCTGCGAGGTAACCTTCTAATGACCGCCTCATCAAGATCATAGGGCCTGTTGGTGGCTGCAAGAACCACTACACGTTCGTCATCTTTAGTAAGCAACCCCTCCCAATTCACCATAAATTCATTTTTCATCCTTCGCGTGGTTTCTGGCTCTTCTCGATTTTGTCTCTTTCCTAGCATGCTGTCAACCTGTGAAAGAAAGAAATACAGAAGAGGATGTGAGCATAATTAATAAACCATGCGTAAAAGAAAATGATTATTATAGACTTGATTGCTCACCTCATCAAGGAATATTACAGCAGGAGATAGTTTACTTGCCAAAGAGAAAATGGCCTTTACATATTTCTCTCCTTCCCCAAACCACTGAAAACAAGACGAAAGAAAAACGCACcagctttaacaggccggaaagcgCACACAAGAGCAGGGGCAGCCAATTTGTTATTTTGATTCAACTAACATACCTTTGGCGTGATGCTTGACATGGATACGTTCATAAAGCTTGCACCTGATTCTGTGGCTACTGCTTTTGCGAGCATTGTTTTACCGGTGCCGGGAGGTCCAAAGAGCAATATTCCCTTCGCAGGCTGCCAACATGAAAGGGATTCAATGCAGTGACTCATTAACCTTCACAAATTTTTTTTTCATGTAAAACACTATCCAGCTAGATGTACATATACTTCTTTTATCTCCCCATTTCCCAATATAAAAAATGGCAAGCACAGTTCTGATTATTTAAAAAACAATGCCACAGCAACAGAACCCTGAGTCTTTACATCAAGCATCCTAGCTAACTGCTAGTTACTGCAGTTATATTGGTGAGCAAATAATTAAAATTCTGCATATCTTGTTTTGGCCAATAAAGTAACCATAGATATTAATCATGTTGGAAGGCAACCGGATTTATAATTTTAAAATTGTTGTACGGCCTATCCACTAAGAGAGCTGCCCTTAGCTGAATGTACATGACCGAGTACCTTTAATAGCTGCCCTTTGCTGAACAATTCAGGTCTTTTTAGAGGAGTTATAATCAATTCCTTTAACGTGTCTTTTACACACTCCAGGGCTCCGATATCGTCAAAGGTTACTCCAATTTCATGGGGTGCAATAACATTCGACAGAAGGCTTCTCTCAAACTCATTCTCTGTGACCACGtcctgaaaataaaataaaataaaaacctagatgaatTTAAGCATCTTAGACTTTTAAATAGCTCGCTAGATATAGGGGCGGAGGACACCTTCAGTGCTTTCTTTGAGCTACTAGTGGCCATGCTCTCGCTCTGTATACGTTCGAGTCCGTGCTTCAGACTGTAACCACAAAGCTAACTTGGTATTCCACAAAAACACCTAATTCAAGTTTATTTTGATATGTAATACTCATAGGACATTAGCATCGTCTATTTACCTTTCTGTTGAAAGTACAGGTTTGGCATCCATATTGGGTTTATCGTGCTCAAGGTGATAAGAAATCCCATAACCAATAACCTTATCCACATCTGAAAATGGGAAAATCATAAGTTTTCAGTAAACATGTCTATAGAATTGAAAATAAAATACTAACAGTTGGTCCATGACTGACAATGGAAGAACCAACTTACCGTCATGAGTCAGTAGTCGGTCCGTAATTGGTAATTCTTCAACATCGTGGCATTCAATTTCACATTGGGTCAGAAACTGCATTATAAAACAATGTAAGAATCATATAATAATTATCCAAAGTATCACTACCGAAGTTCATTAATAATCGAAGGTACCAAATGCTACCATTCTAGCAATTGTTGTTCCACCTCTATAGGTGCTTTCTTTTGATACATTGATTGATTGCAAGGGAATACTACTTGAAGGGCATAAAACATGTAAATCAATAAAAGCAATATATAGTCAAGTAGAGCACCATAAAATTCTTTTCAGAATTGCTTTTGTGCAAGGAGCGCTATACATATAACTATATAAGTTCACATTTCAATCATATAGCAAGTTAGAAATGAAACCATGCAATTAAGTTTTCTCGATCAAACACTGCTATACATGTACTTCCAGGGTCGCACAAAAAAATTCCTGTCACCTTCTGCAGAGACTCCTTGTTGCAGCTTACCTTGCGAATACTAAGAACATTGGCTTTAGCTCTAAGGCTTTCGGCATCAAGTCTTATTTGTTGGTTCAAATATGATAGCTGTGCTTTGTCCTAAGAAAAAACACAAATCTCTAGATTAGACAAAGTACCATCTGCAAGCTAATGGTTAACAGAAGTTTTTTGAATATGTCACCAGGGGGGAGGAGTCCCGCCTGTATGTTGATCTCTATTCAAAGAAATGGAGCCGGTTTATATGGGAAACCAGATAAAACCGTGACATTACCTTCGGAGGTTCAATGTAAATTCTGTTAGGGAAAAGCTTAGTTAGATGCTTTATTGAGTAATCATTGTTTCTTTCTTGCAATTTACTTCCAGAAGAGCCCTGCATTTTTCATAGCATTCGTTAGAGTAGCTCCCAAACATTCTACACCATGCCTACAAACTCTAATATAAATAAGTATTAATTTTTACCGATAAAGAGTTAATAAGGGCCTGGGCGTCATTACCAAGCGCCGGAAAAGATAATCCTTTTGGAGGTGACTATAAAATAGACCAGCGTCAGCAATCTCGAAGATAAAAAATAAGTACAAAAAAAACAGTGTTACATATATTCAACAGAACGATACAAAGCTGACAAGAAGAGAGAAGCCGAGGGGAATGAATATTTGCTGCATGTTAACTAGTGAATTCAGAATCCTCCGGTGGCAAGAGTTGTCTTAGGTTTAGTCTCATGTGCCAAAATGTTACTCAAACCACATATTAGCTAGTGAAATATTAAAAAGAGTTGTCTTAGGTTTAGTCTCATGTGACAAAAAGATTTGTCTTAGGTGTTTGTCCTTGAGAGTTGAGCTAGCCTAGTGATCTCGGCTATCCTACGTTTCACTCACCCCTGTTCCGATCGTTTTGAAAATATAGGTGTGCCAACCTATCTAAGCAATCTTTCCTATTCTACCTAAAAAACCTTGTGCTTTAGCAGAACACCAAATGTAATGGACTGCTGTGTAGTACTATACCTTATCTACAAATGTGTCAACCTATCTAATCAATCTTCCCTACCTAAAAAACACCCGATATCACGGCATCTTAATCCTTGTGCTAAATTTCAATTTACTTCCTAAAGGGGACTGTGTAGTATACCTTATCTATCTGGCTGGTTGCCCAAGTGTAAGAAGCAATTATTAGAACACCAGGTGGAAGTTCCTTCCCTAGTGATTCATGTGATTCTGGACTTCTGGTCAGCGTTCTCTCTAAATCCTTAACGAACACAATCAAAGTGCTACTTTTGCTTTCTTCCGAAATGACCTGAAAGGCAATGGAAACAATGTTGTTGCAGGCTATAGAAGGTTAAATTTCACATAAATATGATCACCCAAAACAGTAGGTACCTGATTTAACTCGTCTATACCAAATTGTTTATCACTAGAAGAGCTTGGGAGAAGTTCATTAACTAGAGAAATGTCAAACAGTTAATCACAAATCAGATCAGAAGAGCATCAGTAGGCAACCAAAATGACCATTGCACATCAAGTTCACACTAACCAGGGCAAAAGAAGCCATGATCTTTGTCGCACAAACCCCCAAGATCATTACCACCCGGAATCGGCTTGTCAAATCTAACTCCAACTTTACGGAAACTACCGACATTGTTTTCGAAGGCAAGCATCACTCTGCCCCGATAACCATTAGTTGGCCCCCTGCGAATAAGCCAAATTTACAATGTAAAATTCCAAAGGAAATTATCTTGCTAACATAATCATGCGATGAGCAGGGCTAACATACTCATGTAACAAATATGACCAAAAAGCACAAAGAACAAAGGAGATCTAGGATGCACAAATATTATGTCAAAGTGGAACAGAAATACAAGGCTACAAAGCTACCTGTGCATAAATGTGTGAAAGGGAGGTTTTGTAATTGGGCCAATATACTTTACCCTACTCCCTGCACAACAAAGAGTATATATAAAGGCTTCAGTAAAGATTATGGTAACATTTAAGCTGATAAACAATATAAAAAAGGGTACCAAAACCTTTTCCAAAAGTTACACCATTGGGCGATTCTGGAACCTTGGTACATCTGGCCTGAACATAATTTTATTTCTCAGATAATGCATAAATTGCTTCGGCATTCACAGAGTACAAGTTGCTTAGTTACTATGTTTGGATTGATATTGAAATGGAAACTCATAGATAACTTACAGAAGGAAGCAGAAGAGAATCAACAATGAGAAGTCTGGCACCAAACTTCTTTGCAAGGGCCTTTACAATTGTTTCCTGATAAATTTCGGTCCCTAGAAAAGCATATTTGTGCAAATATAGTTAACTACTCCCTGGACAAGCAATGATTAGAAAAATGCCACCTCCTGGTCCTGTGACCTTAGTAAATATCAAAAACGGAGAAGAGAAATGCTGAAAAATACCAGATGAACTAGATAACATAATTCGCTGGTTTAGAGACGAAATTCCCCATAAACTTCTGATGAACCTTTTCCCCCTGTGTTCCATGTGTATGGATGCAGTTGTCAAGAGTTTGCTCTTTGTATTCTCACTGCATAAAAAAAGGAAAGATGGTTTGATGAATAATGAGAGGAAAGATGATTCAAACAAACATTTTTGTAAACAATTTTCTTTGCCTAAATATATATAAGCTAAACAACTTGAACACCAAAAGTATACAGAAAAGGGAGACTTTGCTTTGCCCTCAGCTTTGTGGGATGCAAATAAACAGAATAGTGCAAAATGTTTCATTCACATGGCATAGCATGCAGAGAAAAGTGTTTAAGTAACGGATAGCTGTTGAAACAAATGAGCTAAACACAAGTAGCATATTAGTTACCTAAGATAGTAGGGGAAATTCTCAAGAGTAACTTGAATAGCATCTGGACAAAGAATTCCTCGTTTTAATCCATCCGTAAAAGTTTGAGATACCCTCTGGTTATTCTCTCCAGCTGATACAGAGATCGGCGCTTCATTGCCATTTAAAAGATACTGGAAAATCTGGTAGAAGGTTAAGGCTAACTCCCCTTGATTTCAGAGAATAGTCAAACTAACAAATCTGGCAGCTTTTACTTATCATTGTCGGAGTAGCATATAATCAATGGAATATATGGAAATGATAACAGAGGACAGACAGGGGTAAAGTACAGTGTAGCAACAAAACATGATAAGAAATGGATACGTAGGCATTCTTGTAATGTGAAATGATAACTTCATCCCCATCGGCAAGGGGAGTTGTGGTGCCCTTGATGATGTTCCTACGATTTAGTTGAACCCACCCCGGTTCTCCTGTGACTTCTAATAGACACTGGCCCGATTCCTGGAAGAACAAAGCAAAGCAGCACAATGTTTACGCAAAAAAAGTCGAATAGTCAACAAAGCAAGGAACGATAGCAAGGTTAACAGTATGTACCTCAAGGTGCCGCAACATGCATAGAGTCACGCTATTGAAACCGATAGCACATAGACGGTTACTGATAGTGAGATGAGGAGTCTGCAATCAGGTAGTGATGGTTGGTATCTATCAGGCAGTGATTAAGGTGATTCACGAACACGCACAAATGATAATAAAGAAGGAATGCACTAGAGTCAACAGTTAAGAACAAACCAATGCATTTCACATTTCTGTAATGCATTTCACATTTCTGTAATGTATTTCACATTTGAGATGCTGAAATTCACAATTCTGTAACGCATTTCACATTTCTGTAATGTATTTCACATTTGTGATGCTGAAACTCACATTTCTGTAATGCATTTCATATTTCTGTAATGCATTTCACATTTGAGATGCTGAAATTCACATTTCTGTAATGCATGTCACATTTCACATTTCTGTGATGCATTTCACGTTTGAGATGCTGAAATTCTCACCGAGGTGTTGAGAACAAAATTTGCAAGACTAGACAAAACGGCCTGCAATGCAACTCTAAGTTGCATCTTCAAGCTAAGAAAATTTTCATTTCACCACGAGTTGACTAACACTTGACCTTTCTGTGAGTGGTTGGTTAATTCTGAATCAGGCATGATGGTCGTTGATATTCCCCAACAAATTCAGACACCAACAACTTTTAACACCCGCAAGAAAAATTCCTACATGAACAATGCCTACAAAACTGAACTGCAATCATCAAGACCAGGGGAAATCTTGTAACTTGGTCTAAGAAAAGGGGGGAAATCTTGATTCTTGAAGACCAGCAGATGCTAGATTAGATATCTGCAGCCAGACAGCATCAAGAATGAACGCAGGCGAGCTCTAAAATGAAGGCCAAGAATCGCCAAGAAACAGAGCATTCGCCCCCAACGAGCTCTAAAATGGAGTCATGACgataatcttgaagagaatggggaACCAATGAGTCAGCAACCCCAATTCACGCACCTCCGAGAACTGTGACAGCAGCCTCGCCCACGGCCCCGGGTTCGGCGGCTGCCTCGCTTGCGACCCCGTCGCCGCCGCAGCCAGCCTGTCCTGCGCGGCCAATGACGCGAGCgccttgcacacctcctcctccacAGCATGCCTCGAGCTCGTCGtcgccttctccgccgccgccgccgcggcgacgGGCGCCTTCTCCTGGGGTttgtccgcctccgccttctcctTCCCCTTCCCCGTCGCGCCCGCCTGCGAAGCGAGGTCGGGTCAACCCGAGGCGTCCAAGGTCCAAACTGACACCGAATTCTCGCGCTGCTGGATTGGAGGGGCCAGCCCGGCCAGAGTCACCTTGGAGCGCTTGATGGGGGAGGCGGGGGACGGGggctgcggcggcgacgacgacggcgcgcGCTTCCTGCCGCCCTTTCCTCGTCCGCTGCCGTCGGCGGAACTACGGGGAGTGTCCACCAtggcggtcgccggcgacgaggggcgcTCTTTCTCTTTCCGGAAAGCAACCGTAACGGAAAACCTTCCTCTCGGTGGATTTCTGTTACTGTATTTCTTTTTACGCGAGAAAATAAATGGTGGGTCGGCGAGGAGGAGGCTTTATATAAACGGTGAGGCGAGGAGAGAGCTCAGATAACTTCAGTTCATAATTGTGCTCCGCATTTATTTCATGATTTCACCGCACTAAGCTTTATATAAGTGGTGAGGTCAGGTAAATGGTTCGTAATTGAGTTCTTTTTGTCGAGCACTCAGCAAAGATTTGTTGAGTGTCAAAACTCGGTGCatggcaaaaaaaaaagaggaacaagggacaaCCTGTTTTTGCCGAGTTCTCTAGCATGTGTACTCGGCAAAAGTTTGTCTGGAATTAAATCACGCGGAGATATAGAGCACAAAGCACGTGAAGAACACAGAAAACATGCAAAGAACATACCAAGTAAAAGTCATTTTTGGTCTTGCTTTGTTACCGACTAGATTATGAGCTTGTTTCGAGTTGAAAGTCGTTTTTCTTCGCCCGGATGCCATTTATGTACAAATAATGACTATTAGAAACAAGTGCTTCAACATAAATAAGTATTAAAATAATATAGTTCACGAGGGGGAGGGGGCCAGAATTCCCTGGTCTAACGTATGATCAAGGGGCGGAGTCTCCGACCTAAGGTATGGTCGGGGGAGGGGTCCATTGCCCTTCCTCCTAATCCtaattgctttatttttttattgtgGCTATGCGTGTTTTCATGTCGGCCAGCTCAAGCATCCAATTGGATGACCGAGAGGTTCTTGAGGACCTGCATGGCAACCTATTCAAGGATGACAATTACTCCTACTACTAACACAATGACACAGAGCCATGTGGGTGGAGTGACATTTCCTATGATCGAATTGGTTGTGTCACAATAATCAAGCTTGCGGGCTTAGGAATTGTTGTTAGCTTGCCGACAAGTGTCTGCAAACTCAATGCACTAGAGGAACTAAATATATATCTCAACATCAATGAAAACACTAAGATCAACTATTCAACTGTGGGTgggggcgggggagggggggggggagggggcgcttcTGGCAAACCCCAATTTCTGGCAGCAAGAACTACAATGCCTATTTAATGTCAATCCTGCCTCTTAGGTGCCATACCAGAGCACCTCAGGATGATCAAAAGCCTCAAGTTAGCATTGATCAGCATCAAATCCATTTCTAGTTTGATCCCGACCACCTTTAACATCAACAACATGTAACGCTCCGGACCGGCACTATGCAAAGCTAGCACCTCTGGTAGCATTTGCCTAATATCGATCCTAGGACACCCACCAACACAACGTGCATGtcgttgaaaggatcgagatggacctagagggggggtgaataggtacaattacaaattttaattatcacttagcaattttaggcaataatgtggaatatgaagataagcctaacaattgcaagtgtagtACTAAGAGCTAAGCAGGATAAACAAGTAGCACAAGTATGTAAGTAAGCAAGCACACTATGATACAAGtgagtgctaagagacaagtaaccacaagtagagagttagggttaggaataaccgcaactccgggagacgaggatgtatgccgatgttcacttccttggagggaagctacgtcaccattAGAGAGGTGGATCTTACCACAAAGGTacaccaatgccacgaaggctcaccctgttatccctttgagacaacaccacgaaggcgtttctcaaccactagtggtagaccttgaggtggtctcgaaccctcacaaactttctgggggtaatcacaatggttgattcctctccgaatgactcctaccgcctaggagtctccaacctccaagagtaacaagaacgatggataaaaagctcaagacttgctcaaatcacaaattcctttggtgcaaaggtggggaaggagtggatctatcacttgatcggacaacttctctcaagtgctctcaaatcccttggggatctaagatttggtgtggaagagtgagagagtgagtgaaatgtgttcttagcaagctcaaagtgaatggtcaaccttatcccgtgggggagaaggctatatatagtggaggtggaaAAGTAACCGTTTGAGCAACTCAAGTGCACaggaggcgtcggacgtccggacaggACCGGACGTCTGGTGGCACAGATAGGCCCGGACGTCCGACAgacgtcggtcgtccggtcgctggagAAACACAAACCACGAATCAACATATAGCTAATGGACGTCCGGACCGTTTCGGTCGTCCGGTGACCGGACGACCGTAGAAGACCGGATATCCGTAAAAATTGTTCTATTgagaaagtgtcggacgtccggagaagcTCGGACATCCGTGAATATTGTTCTGTGAAGAAACATCGGACGACCGATGAGAGCCGGACGTTCGGACAGCTGAAAGGGATCGGACGTCCGTAACGTATCGGACGTCCGGTGAAAAATGGAGTTGTGGGTTTTGAGCAAATCTTTCACTAGATCCatcgaccccctcttaatagtgcgggatccctatactcaagaacaaaccgtaaACAAAGCCAACACTATTGTCTTGTATCTCCAATCTTGAGTTATATGC
This portion of the Triticum dicoccoides isolate Atlit2015 ecotype Zavitan chromosome 7A, WEW_v2.0, whole genome shotgun sequence genome encodes:
- the LOC119333525 gene encoding uncharacterized protein LOC119333525 — protein: MVDTPRSSADGSGRGKGGRKRAPSSSPPQPPSPASPIKRSKAGATGKGKEKAEADKPQEKAPVAAAAAAEKATTSSRHAVEEEVCKALASLAAQDRLAAAATGSQARQPPNPGPWARLLSQFSETPHLTISNRLCAIGFNSVTLCMLRHLEESGQCLLEVTGEPGWVQLNRRNIIKGTTTPLADGDEVIISHYKNAYIFQYLLNGNEAPISVSAGENNQRVSQTFTDGLKRGILCPDAIQVTLENFPYYLSENTKSKLLTTASIHMEHRGKRFIRSLWGISSLNQRIMLSSSSGTEIYQETIVKALAKKFGARLLIVDSLLLPSARCTKVPESPNGVTFGKGSRVKYIGPITKPPFHTFMHRGPTNGYRGRVMLAFENNVGSFRKVGVRFDKPIPGGNDLGGLCDKDHGFFCPVNELLPSSSSDKQFGIDELNQVISEESKSSTLIVFVKDLERTLTRSPESHESLGKELPPGVLIIASYTWATSQIDKSPPKGLSFPALGNDAQALINSLSGSSGSKLQERNNDYSIKHLTKLFPNRIYIEPPKDKAQLSYLNQQIRLDAESLRAKANVLSIRKFLTQCEIECHDVEELPITDRLLTHDDVDKVIGYGISYHLEHDKPNMDAKPVLSTESLKHGLERIQSESMATSSSKKALKDVVTENEFERSLLSNVIAPHEIGVTFDDIGALECVKDTLKELIITPLKRPELFSKGQLLKPAKGILLFGPPGTGKTMLAKAVATESGASFMNVSMSSITPKWFGEGEKYVKAIFSLASKLSPAVIFLDEVDSMLGKRQNREEPETTRRMKNEFMVNWEGLLTKDDERVVVLAATNRPYDLDEAVIRRLPRRLMVNLPNAPNRERILKLILSKEALAEDVSLESVANMTDGYSGSDLKNLCVTAAGRPICDLLEREIKEKSVAIAEGRPEPALLTADDIRPLRMDDFKSAHDQVCASVPVDSENMRELIRWHDQYGDGGSRSKSKEQASSYYM